Proteins encoded together in one Chloroflexota bacterium window:
- the map gene encoding type I methionyl aminopeptidase — MALARPRPSAVKSVADIARMRRAGRVVAEVLALVESELRPGVSTADLDRLAERHIRASGATPSFKGYPGANPRRPFPSSICISIDEEIVHGIPAERAVREGMVVSVDAGAIVDGWHGDAARTFYVGDGPPEATRRLIETTRLAMMAGIAAAVPGSHIEAIGAAVEDVAAAAGLGVIRHYVGHGIGRRMHEEPQVPNYRTGWAGRRIEAGLCLAIEPMFTLGGYDTRVLPDDWTVVTADGSLAAHFEHTIAVTDRGAEVLTTV, encoded by the coding sequence ATGGCGCTCGCCCGGCCACGGCCGTCCGCCGTGAAGTCCGTCGCCGACATCGCCCGCATGCGCCGTGCCGGCCGGGTCGTCGCGGAAGTCCTCGCGCTCGTCGAATCGGAGCTCCGGCCCGGGGTCTCGACCGCGGACCTCGACCGCCTTGCCGAACGCCACATCCGGGCGTCCGGGGCCACGCCGTCGTTCAAGGGCTATCCGGGCGCGAACCCCCGCCGTCCGTTCCCATCGAGCATCTGCATCTCCATCGACGAGGAGATCGTCCACGGGATCCCGGCCGAACGGGCGGTCCGCGAAGGGATGGTCGTGTCCGTCGACGCGGGCGCGATCGTCGATGGCTGGCATGGCGACGCGGCCCGCACGTTCTACGTCGGCGACGGACCGCCCGAGGCGACCCGACGCTTGATCGAGACGACCCGCCTGGCGATGATGGCCGGCATCGCCGCCGCAGTCCCCGGCAGCCACATCGAGGCCATCGGGGCGGCCGTCGAGGATGTCGCGGCAGCGGCCGGGCTCGGCGTCATCCGCCACTATGTCGGCCACGGCATCGGCCGTCGGATGCACGAGGAGCCGCAGGTCCCGAACTACCGGACGGGCTGGGCGGGACGACGGATCGAGGCGGGCCTCTGCCTGGCGATCGAGCCCATGTTCACCCTCGGCGGGTACGACACGCGGGTCCTGCCGGACGACTGGACGGTCGTCACCGCGGACGGTTCGCTGGCCGCTCATTTCGAGCACACGATCGCGGTCACCGACCGCGGTGCCGAGGTGCTCACCACCGTCTGA
- the rpsK gene encoding 30S ribosomal protein S11 produces the protein MAERKRALKVRRKERKNVPQGHVHIQATFNNTLITITDLSGAVISWGSAGVAGFKGSRKSTPYAAALSADGAAKRAMENGMRQVEVFVKGPGAGREQAIRSLQAAGLEVSAITDVTPIPHNGCRAPKRRRV, from the coding sequence ATGGCCGAACGCAAGCGGGCACTGAAGGTCCGGCGCAAGGAGCGGAAGAACGTCCCGCAGGGGCACGTCCACATCCAGGCGACCTTCAACAACACGCTCATCACCATCACCGACCTCTCCGGGGCCGTCATCAGCTGGGGCTCCGCTGGCGTGGCCGGCTTCAAGGGATCGCGGAAGAGCACGCCCTACGCGGCAGCGCTGTCCGCGGATGGCGCTGCGAAGCGGGCGATGGAGAACGGGATGCGCCAGGTGGAGGTGTTCGTCAAGGGACCCGGCGCCGGCCGCGAGCAGGCCATCCGGTCGCTCCAGGCCGCCGGACTGGAAGTCTCCGCCATCACCGACGTGACGCCCATCCCGCACAACGGTTGCCGCGCTCCCAAGCGCCGGCGCGTCTGA
- the infA gene encoding translation initiation factor IF-1, whose protein sequence is MAKKDAIEVEGTVIEPLPNTMFAVELENGHRVLAHISGKLRMNFIRILPGDRVRVELSPYDLTRGRITYRLK, encoded by the coding sequence GTGGCGAAGAAAGACGCGATCGAAGTCGAGGGAACGGTCATCGAGCCGCTTCCGAACACGATGTTCGCCGTCGAACTCGAGAACGGACACCGGGTCCTGGCTCACATCAGCGGCAAGCTCCGGATGAACTTCATCAGGATCCTGCCGGGGGACCGCGTCAGGGTCGAACTCTCGCCCTACGACCTCACTCGCGGACGCATCACCTACCGCCTCAAGTAA
- a CDS encoding TIGR00159 family protein: MPQLLQSILDQVRLSTVVDIAITSLLIYWLFSLIRGTRAVRLVIGVSVLFAVYAAAQAFELRLLSQILQTGGVVGLFALVVVFQPELRRALERIGRVGSFAWLVSPSERRTAEHVATTVAHAASLMSTDGHGALIVLERETGLEEVAESGVMVHGDLSVDLLQSIFMPRSALHDGAVIIRDDGILAAGALLPLAETSVHTERFGTRHRAALGITEQTDAVVVVVSEENHQVSLVERARIVRNLSEGQLARALTALLDPSAGRRSIFDLRAVGPGDAGLGGRASRLRDLGRAVGRRRDRRAAREERTDRVEPADRDADEEARAVAAARAHR, encoded by the coding sequence ATGCCGCAGCTCCTCCAGTCGATCCTTGACCAGGTCCGACTGTCGACGGTGGTCGACATCGCGATCACGTCCCTCCTCATCTACTGGCTCTTCAGCCTCATCCGCGGCACGCGCGCGGTCCGCCTCGTCATCGGTGTCAGCGTCCTCTTCGCCGTCTATGCCGCGGCGCAGGCGTTCGAGCTGCGCCTCCTCTCGCAGATCCTCCAGACCGGCGGCGTCGTCGGGCTGTTCGCGCTCGTCGTCGTGTTCCAGCCCGAGCTTCGCCGCGCCCTCGAGCGGATCGGCCGGGTGGGATCGTTCGCCTGGCTCGTCTCGCCGAGCGAGCGACGGACCGCCGAACACGTCGCGACGACCGTCGCCCATGCGGCCTCGCTCATGTCGACGGACGGCCACGGCGCCCTCATCGTCCTTGAGCGCGAGACCGGACTCGAGGAGGTCGCCGAGAGCGGCGTCATGGTCCACGGGGACCTCTCGGTGGACCTGCTCCAGTCGATCTTCATGCCCCGGAGCGCCCTCCACGACGGCGCGGTGATCATCCGCGACGACGGGATCCTCGCCGCCGGCGCGCTCCTCCCGCTCGCCGAGACGTCGGTCCACACGGAGCGGTTCGGGACGCGGCATCGGGCGGCCCTCGGGATCACGGAGCAGACGGATGCGGTCGTCGTCGTCGTGTCCGAGGAGAACCACCAGGTGAGCCTCGTCGAGCGGGCCCGGATCGTCCGGAACCTGTCCGAGGGACAGCTCGCCCGGGCCCTCACCGCCCTCCTCGACCCGAGCGCCGGCCGTCGATCGATCTTCGACCTGCGGGCCGTGGGTCCGGGCGATGCGGGGCTCGGCGGCCGGGCGTCTCGCCTCCGTGATCTGGGTCGGGCGGTCGGACGCCGCCGCGACCGCCGGGCCGCGCGGGAGGAGCGGACCGATCGGGTCGAGCCGGCCGACCGCGACGCCGACGAGGAGGCTCGGGCGGTCGCTGCGGCACGGGCGCACCGGTGA
- a CDS encoding tetratricopeptide repeat protein, whose translation MSEPLFERYKDALRRGHEATLRGRTEEALAAYTEASALASHRPLPHASRGAVLARAGRSAEALAAFDAALAVAPRDEASLAGRAETLAWMGRRIAAADAYDRLADVQEAAGRLAEACATAGRALEQAESKERRRQVEGLLGRLRGSSGGSDADAAVARAVRVLGGVAAAHPPDRAAEAEDAVAPVIGSDPLPLAPEDAGPADDATIAAATLRLDGRATAAGAALESAALASEVSVAAAPESAVSMAAGRPFLDAARVHVAAGHYAAALDLCHQALAVVPADPSLHLELAEIYLARGWSGLAADKLALLGRLLDLDVDPAARARLCQVVEAWFPDDPRLTALCA comes from the coding sequence ATGAGTGAGCCGCTCTTCGAGCGGTACAAGGACGCGCTCCGACGGGGCCACGAGGCGACGCTCCGTGGCCGGACCGAGGAGGCCCTTGCGGCGTACACGGAGGCGAGCGCGCTCGCCTCGCATCGTCCCCTTCCGCACGCGAGTCGCGGCGCCGTCCTTGCCCGAGCCGGCCGATCCGCGGAGGCACTCGCCGCATTCGACGCCGCCCTTGCCGTGGCGCCGCGTGATGAAGCCTCACTCGCCGGCCGCGCCGAGACGCTCGCCTGGATGGGCAGGCGCATCGCGGCGGCGGACGCTTACGATCGACTCGCGGACGTCCAGGAGGCGGCCGGCCGGCTCGCCGAGGCGTGCGCCACCGCGGGCCGCGCCCTCGAGCAGGCGGAGTCGAAGGAGCGTCGCCGCCAGGTGGAGGGCCTGCTCGGCCGTCTCCGGGGGTCGTCCGGCGGCAGCGACGCGGACGCGGCGGTGGCGCGGGCGGTTCGCGTCCTCGGCGGGGTCGCCGCAGCGCACCCTCCGGATCGCGCGGCGGAGGCCGAAGATGCCGTCGCCCCGGTCATCGGATCCGACCCGCTGCCCCTCGCTCCGGAGGATGCCGGCCCGGCCGACGATGCGACGATCGCCGCGGCGACCCTCCGTCTCGACGGACGTGCCACCGCGGCGGGCGCTGCGCTCGAGTCCGCTGCCCTCGCGTCCGAGGTGTCCGTGGCCGCTGCGCCCGAGTCGGCCGTGTCCATGGCCGCTGGACGGCCCTTCCTCGATGCCGCCCGCGTGCATGTCGCGGCCGGCCACTACGCGGCGGCGCTCGACCTCTGCCACCAGGCGCTCGCGGTCGTCCCGGCGGACCCGTCGCTCCACCTCGAGCTCGCCGAGATTTACCTCGCCAGGGGATGGAGCGGCCTCGCCGCCGACAAGCTCGCCCTGCTCGGCCGTCTGCTCGACCTTGACGTCGACCCGGCCGCGCGGGCGCGCCTCTGCCAGGTCGTCGAGGCATGGTTCCCCGACGATCCACGGCTCACCGCCCTCTGCGCCTGA
- the argF gene encoding ornithine carbamoyltransferase: protein MAAVDPPGTSSRSPLRGRDFVGIGDFTRPELDRILDRAAALKREFLARHGHLEPPLAGRSLAMLFQHPSLRTRVTFEAGMTQLGGHGIYLAAADVGLGERESVGDVARNLERFVDGIMARIGEHEVIAELADRAAIPVINALTSREHPCQVLADLLTLRERFGSLDGVIVAFVGDGNNVFHSLVLAGALFGMEIRLAHPDGYGPDAAIVARARRMAETSGARIVLDRDPRAIVRGAAVVYTDAWTSMGQESQVAARRVAFADYRVDDALLDTAGPESVAMHCLPAHRGDEITDAVMDGPRSLVWAQSENRLHAQKGLLAELLEAPHE from the coding sequence ATGGCGGCCGTCGATCCACCCGGGACGTCGTCCCGGTCGCCCCTTCGCGGCCGCGACTTCGTCGGTATCGGCGACTTCACCCGTCCGGAGCTCGACCGGATCCTCGACCGCGCCGCTGCGTTGAAGCGGGAATTCCTCGCCCGCCACGGGCACCTCGAGCCGCCGCTCGCCGGTCGATCACTGGCGATGCTGTTCCAGCATCCGAGTCTCCGGACGCGCGTGACCTTCGAAGCCGGGATGACCCAGCTCGGGGGCCATGGCATCTACCTTGCCGCTGCGGACGTCGGTCTCGGCGAGCGCGAGTCGGTCGGCGACGTCGCCCGGAACCTCGAGCGGTTCGTCGACGGGATCATGGCCCGCATCGGCGAACACGAGGTCATCGCCGAACTCGCGGACCGTGCCGCGATCCCGGTCATCAACGCCCTGACGAGCCGCGAGCATCCGTGCCAGGTCCTCGCCGACCTGCTCACCCTCAGGGAGCGTTTCGGGAGCCTCGACGGCGTGATCGTCGCGTTCGTCGGGGACGGGAACAACGTGTTCCACTCCCTGGTCCTTGCCGGAGCGTTGTTCGGGATGGAGATCCGGCTCGCCCATCCGGACGGATACGGCCCGGATGCGGCGATCGTGGCCCGCGCCCGCCGGATGGCGGAGACGTCCGGCGCCCGCATCGTCCTCGACCGCGATCCCCGGGCGATCGTGCGCGGCGCTGCGGTCGTCTACACGGACGCGTGGACGTCGATGGGCCAGGAGTCACAGGTGGCCGCGCGTCGCGTCGCGTTCGCCGACTACCGAGTGGACGACGCGCTCCTCGATACGGCCGGTCCGGAATCGGTCGCGATGCATTGCCTGCCGGCCCACCGCGGCGACGAGATCACGGATGCGGTGATGGACGGTCCACGGAGTCTCGTCTGGGCGCAATCGGAGAACCGGCTCCATGCCCAGAAGGGCCTGCTCGCCGAGCTGCTCGAGGCGCCGCATGAGTGA
- a CDS encoding adenylate kinase has product MTVVVLLGAPGAGKGTQAPILAARLAVPHVATGDLFRTAVRDGTTVGLEAAGYMERGELVPDEITIRMLLERLRERDAADGAILDGFPRNRHQAEALDAALTERGGRVDRAIAIEVPAEELVRRMSGRWLCRAAGHVYNEVSRPPRVPGVCDIDESPLYQRDDDRAETIRSRLVLQLGALGDVVSYYRERGALGTVDGRQAVAEVTEALIREVTDALSRTP; this is encoded by the coding sequence GTGACCGTCGTTGTCCTCCTTGGCGCGCCCGGCGCCGGGAAGGGCACCCAGGCCCCGATCCTCGCCGCCCGCCTCGCTGTCCCGCACGTCGCGACCGGTGACCTCTTCCGGACGGCCGTGCGCGATGGCACGACCGTCGGACTCGAGGCAGCCGGCTACATGGAGCGCGGCGAGCTCGTCCCGGACGAGATCACGATCCGGATGCTCCTCGAGCGGCTCCGCGAGCGCGACGCGGCGGACGGTGCGATCCTCGACGGGTTCCCGCGCAACCGGCATCAGGCGGAGGCCCTCGATGCGGCACTCACCGAGCGCGGCGGACGGGTGGATCGGGCGATCGCGATCGAGGTCCCCGCGGAGGAGCTCGTCCGGCGGATGTCCGGCCGCTGGCTCTGCCGCGCCGCCGGCCACGTCTACAACGAGGTGAGCCGACCGCCGCGGGTCCCCGGCGTCTGCGACATCGACGAGAGTCCCCTGTACCAGCGGGACGACGACCGCGCGGAGACCATCCGCTCGCGGCTCGTGCTCCAGCTCGGCGCGCTGGGCGACGTCGTCTCCTACTACCGCGAGCGCGGCGCGCTCGGTACCGTCGACGGACGGCAGGCCGTCGCCGAGGTCACCGAAGCGCTCATCCGCGAGGTCACGGACGCGCTCTCGAGGACTCCCTGA
- the rplM gene encoding 50S ribosomal protein L13 codes for MNVKTYTLRESEIERRWFVVDATDETLGRLASRIARVLEGKNKPTYTPNLDSGDHVIVLNAARIAVTRDKLESKIYARHSGHPQGYKEETLGHLLARRPEEVIRRAVKGMLPRNRLGAQQLRKLKIYAGTDHPHQAQRPEPLA; via the coding sequence ATGAACGTCAAGACGTACACGCTCCGCGAGAGCGAGATCGAGCGACGCTGGTTCGTCGTCGACGCGACGGACGAGACGCTCGGCCGGCTCGCGTCGCGCATCGCCCGTGTCCTCGAGGGCAAGAACAAGCCGACCTACACGCCGAACCTCGACTCGGGCGACCACGTGATCGTCCTCAACGCGGCCCGGATCGCGGTTACGCGCGACAAGCTCGAATCGAAGATCTACGCGCGGCACAGCGGACATCCGCAGGGCTACAAGGAGGAGACGCTCGGCCATCTCCTCGCCCGCCGACCGGAAGAGGTCATCCGCCGCGCCGTCAAGGGAATGCTGCCGCGCAATCGACTCGGCGCCCAGCAGCTCCGCAAGCTGAAGATCTATGCCGGGACGGACCACCCGCATCAGGCCCAGCGGCCTGAGCCGCTCGCCTGA
- the rpsM gene encoding 30S ribosomal protein S13, translating into MARIAGVDIPREKRVEVALTYIFGIGLPTSQRILAQSNINPDTRVRDLTDEQVNRLRELIDRRYKVEGDLRREVALNIKRLIEIGSYRGMRHRRNLPVRGQRTKTNARARRGPKKTVGVRRKK; encoded by the coding sequence ATGGCACGAATCGCCGGTGTGGACATCCCGCGCGAGAAGCGCGTCGAGGTCGCCCTCACGTACATCTTCGGCATCGGGCTGCCCACGAGCCAGCGGATCCTCGCCCAGAGCAACATCAACCCGGACACCCGGGTCCGCGACCTCACCGACGAACAGGTCAACCGCCTCCGCGAGCTCATCGATCGGCGTTACAAGGTCGAAGGTGACCTCCGTCGGGAAGTGGCGCTCAACATCAAGCGACTCATCGAGATCGGCTCGTATCGAGGCATGCGCCATCGACGCAACCTCCCGGTGCGTGGCCAGCGGACGAAGACGAATGCGCGGGCACGGCGCGGTCCGAAGAAGACCGTCGGCGTCCGGCGCAAGAAATAG
- the rpsI gene encoding 30S ribosomal protein S9 translates to MITPAFYFGTGRRKTATARVRLLPGEGAIVVNGRSLDEHFGNAFNEADLRMPFRVTGTEGRFNAMIKVEGGGVTGQAGAIRHGIARALLQLDPDGNRLPLRQAGLLTRDPRMKERKKYGLKRARKAPQYTKR, encoded by the coding sequence ATGATCACACCTGCCTTCTACTTTGGAACGGGTCGTCGGAAGACGGCGACCGCCCGCGTCCGGCTTCTCCCCGGCGAAGGAGCGATCGTCGTCAACGGCCGATCGCTCGACGAGCACTTCGGCAACGCGTTCAACGAGGCGGATCTGCGGATGCCCTTCCGGGTCACCGGCACGGAGGGTCGCTTCAACGCGATGATCAAGGTCGAGGGCGGCGGCGTCACCGGCCAGGCGGGGGCGATCCGCCACGGCATCGCCCGGGCGCTCCTCCAGCTCGATCCCGACGGCAATCGGCTGCCCCTCCGCCAGGCCGGCCTCCTCACTCGCGATCCGCGGATGAAGGAACGCAAGAAGTACGGCCTCAAGCGGGCCCGCAAGGCGCCGCAGTACACGAAGCGCTGA
- the rpsD gene encoding 30S ribosomal protein S4, producing MARYTGSVCRLCRREGAKLFLKGSRCYTKKCAFERRPTPPGQHGVRRRKVGEFGLQLREKQKVRRVYSVLERQFKNYFDAAEARPGVTGENLLRMLELRLDNVVYRMGFASSRAQARQLVNHGHFAVNGRPTNIPSYQLSSGDRIAVRESRVGRDPFKTAKETLRSHQGPEWLAVDAATLAGSIADLPRRDQMPLDLNEQLVVEYYSR from the coding sequence ATGGCCCGTTACACCGGTTCCGTCTGCCGCCTCTGCCGTCGGGAGGGCGCCAAGCTCTTCCTCAAGGGCAGTCGCTGCTATACGAAGAAGTGCGCCTTCGAACGCCGCCCGACCCCACCCGGTCAGCACGGCGTGCGGCGCCGGAAGGTCGGCGAGTTCGGCCTCCAGCTGCGCGAGAAGCAGAAGGTCCGGCGCGTCTACTCCGTGCTCGAGCGCCAATTCAAGAACTACTTCGATGCGGCCGAGGCCCGGCCCGGCGTCACCGGCGAGAACCTCCTCCGGATGCTCGAGCTCCGGCTCGATAACGTCGTCTACCGGATGGGCTTCGCCAGCTCGCGGGCCCAGGCCCGTCAGCTCGTGAACCACGGTCACTTCGCGGTCAACGGTCGGCCGACGAACATCCCGTCGTATCAGCTGTCCTCGGGAGACCGGATCGCCGTCCGGGAGTCGCGCGTCGGGCGCGATCCGTTCAAGACCGCCAAGGAAACGCTCCGCTCCCACCAGGGACCGGAATGGCTCGCGGTGGATGCCGCGACGCTCGCCGGCTCCATCGCCGACCTGCCACGCCGCGACCAGATGCCGCTCGACCTCAACGAGCAGCTCGTGGTCGAGTACTACTCGAGGTAA
- the rplQ gene encoding 50S ribosomal protein L17 encodes MAHRIDGRKLSRKQGPRLALYRNLTVSVLRYERVRTTEAKAKEIRGRVERMITLAKRGDLAARRAVIAAFPNEPLVVGKLFDEIAPKYADRTSGYTRLVRIGQRVGDAAEIVQIELV; translated from the coding sequence ATGGCCCATCGCATCGACGGTCGAAAGCTCTCCCGGAAGCAGGGGCCGCGTCTGGCCCTGTATCGGAATCTCACCGTCTCGGTCCTGCGCTACGAACGCGTCAGGACCACCGAGGCGAAGGCGAAGGAGATCCGCGGCCGGGTGGAGCGGATGATCACCCTCGCCAAGCGTGGCGACCTCGCCGCCCGACGAGCCGTGATCGCCGCCTTCCCGAACGAGCCGCTCGTCGTCGGCAAGCTGTTCGACGAGATCGCCCCGAAATATGCGGACCGGACGTCCGGGTACACCCGCCTGGTCCGGATCGGACAGCGCGTCGGAGATGCGGCAGAGATCGTCCAGATCGAGCTGGTCTGA
- a CDS encoding DNA-directed RNA polymerase subunit alpha: MIELETPQIESVEEVGFYAKYEAGPLEAGYGVTIGNALRRVLLSSLEGAAVTSVQIRDVYQEFSTIPGVKEDVTQIVLNVKKLRLKSFASHPVQLRLIKSGAGPVTAADITESADVEIVNPEQLLMTIDKDDLTIEMDLTVERGIGYIGAERAEALPIGVIAVDAIFTPVRKVNYWIDSVRVGQDTNHDKLTIEIETDGTIGPEEALSRAAARLVDEFQHFVTVGMPALAGGTAGSGVPALPPNMLDMPIEELDLPMRAYNSLKRNNIVKVGQLLQLSDDDLLRMRNFGKKSLDEMKERLRMRGFVVPETDADGFDEPEADAPLEDEEA; this comes from the coding sequence ATGATCGAACTCGAGACCCCACAGATCGAATCCGTCGAGGAAGTGGGCTTCTACGCCAAGTACGAGGCCGGCCCGCTCGAGGCGGGGTATGGGGTCACCATCGGTAACGCCCTGCGCCGCGTCCTCCTCTCGTCGCTCGAGGGAGCGGCGGTCACCTCCGTCCAGATCCGCGACGTCTACCAGGAATTCTCGACGATCCCCGGCGTCAAGGAAGACGTGACGCAGATCGTCCTCAACGTGAAGAAGCTCCGTCTCAAGAGCTTCGCCAGCCACCCGGTCCAGCTGCGCCTCATCAAGAGCGGCGCCGGCCCGGTCACCGCGGCGGACATCACCGAGTCGGCGGACGTCGAGATCGTCAATCCCGAGCAGCTGCTCATGACGATCGACAAGGACGACCTGACGATCGAGATGGACCTGACCGTGGAGCGCGGCATCGGCTACATCGGCGCGGAGCGCGCCGAGGCGCTGCCGATCGGCGTCATCGCGGTCGATGCGATCTTCACCCCGGTCCGCAAGGTCAACTACTGGATCGACAGTGTCCGCGTCGGTCAGGACACGAATCACGACAAGCTGACGATCGAGATCGAGACCGACGGCACGATCGGCCCGGAGGAGGCGCTCTCACGCGCCGCCGCCCGCCTCGTGGACGAGTTCCAGCACTTCGTCACCGTGGGCATGCCGGCGCTCGCCGGCGGGACGGCGGGGAGCGGCGTGCCGGCCCTGCCCCCGAACATGCTCGACATGCCGATCGAAGAGCTCGATCTGCCGATGCGCGCCTACAACTCGCTCAAGCGGAACAACATCGTGAAGGTGGGCCAGCTGCTCCAGCTGTCCGACGACGACCTGTTGCGGATGCGGAACTTCGGGAAGAAGTCGCTCGACGAGATGAAGGAGCGGCTCCGGATGCGCGGCTTCGTCGTGCCGGAGACGGATGCCGACGGCTTCGACGAGCCCGAGGCGGATGCGCCGCTCGAGGACGAGGAGGCCTGA
- the rpmJ gene encoding 50S ribosomal protein L36 produces the protein MKVRASVKARCDKCKVIRRHGTVMVICSNPKHKQRQG, from the coding sequence TTGAAAGTCAGAGCTTCCGTCAAGGCCCGCTGCGACAAGTGCAAGGTGATTCGTCGCCACGGGACGGTGATGGTCATCTGCAGCAACCCGAAACACAAGCAGCGGCAGGGGTAA
- the truA gene encoding tRNA pseudouridine(38-40) synthase TruA, translating into MRCRARVEYDGTDFAGFQAQPGARTVQGELEAALARLADGRRLRVDGAGRTDAGVHASGQVIAFTYDGRLSVAELGRALDALLPADVAIHGLRRASVAFHPRFAARYREYRYTVWNGPRSPLRERQALGVRSPLDAVAMERAGQALVGRHDFSAFGAVDRGPVRTLHRVRVRRTGSVVTVDVAADAFLRGMVRRIVAVLLEVGRGEMDGSAVAAALVAGRPALDGAMAPAKGLCLRRVVMGRRTGGQHGAHGEHGDR; encoded by the coding sequence GTGCGCTGCCGAGCGCGGGTGGAATATGACGGTACGGACTTCGCCGGGTTCCAGGCCCAGCCTGGAGCCAGGACGGTCCAAGGGGAGCTCGAAGCCGCCCTCGCCCGCCTCGCGGACGGTCGGAGGCTGCGGGTCGACGGAGCCGGTCGGACCGACGCCGGAGTGCACGCCAGTGGACAGGTGATCGCCTTCACCTACGACGGGCGGCTCTCGGTGGCGGAACTCGGCCGGGCGCTCGATGCGCTGCTCCCGGCGGACGTCGCGATCCACGGGTTGCGACGAGCGTCGGTGGCGTTCCATCCTCGCTTTGCGGCGCGGTATCGGGAATACCGCTACACCGTGTGGAACGGGCCGCGCAGTCCGCTCCGCGAGCGACAGGCGCTCGGGGTGCGGAGCCCGCTCGATGCCGTCGCGATGGAGCGAGCCGGGCAGGCCCTCGTGGGCCGGCACGACTTCTCCGCCTTCGGGGCGGTGGACCGGGGACCGGTCCGGACCCTTCACCGGGTCCGGGTGCGGCGGACGGGGTCGGTCGTGACGGTGGACGTCGCGGCGGACGCCTTCCTCCGCGGCATGGTCCGGCGGATCGTGGCCGTCCTCCTCGAGGTCGGCCGGGGTGAGATGGATGGATCGGCGGTCGCCGCGGCACTCGTCGCGGGCCGACCGGCACTCGACGGGGCGATGGCCCCGGCGAAGGGACTCTGTCTCCGGCGCGTCGTCATGGGACGGCGGACCGGCGGACAGCACGGAGCACACGGAGAACACGGAGACCGATGA